The proteins below are encoded in one region of Ascochyta rabiei chromosome 21, complete sequence:
- a CDS encoding 25S rRNA (adenine(645)-N(1))-methyltransferase — protein sequence MFSVPGWNVSAPIAAQVEQPKPQDPNKLGKKAQKRKRAQDEQVNTEDLGKLWGEAETQKAQKVQKAQAPRAEAPKSQAPKSQAPKDSDLPARALERAAQDEAEAAEAAAEGDKKSKKRKRGPRKNAAMKEAAAAKAAEAGVTEGDAVPAGPKAADPDSKRSKKKQKKEHKADRADKADRADKADKADKADKPETATTSSKPVETPALMDPVALIPEPAGLTPLQKSMRSKLASARFRHLNESLYTKPSADSLSLFAEDPSMFEDYHRGFAQQVQVWPQNPVDDYVESILKRGSIKIAKDPWRAQMREQKKKGPVVAAQDTSDADRPVIPRGNNKPLPRVHGGKCLIADLGCGVASLSYRLQPHLSSLNISIQSFDLSQPSGPSKSLVTVADISALPLKENSTDIAIFCLALMGTNWLDFIDEAYRILRWKGELWIAEIKSRFGRVSNKKAKPIPINSIGSLNKGAKPPKKSKTPKDKKKDDVEGIEDSADEAELAQAVDGASGPEGTDVSSFISVLQSRGFILDALPERPGDAIDLSNKMFVKLQFVKGAQPTKGKNAGTEGTSSGARGSFKTSSALRMGIKGKKFNAVSSKEEEQGGAEKDREVLKPCLYKIR from the coding sequence ATGTTCAGCGTACCGGGCTGGAACGTCTCGGCGCCCATTGCGGCTCAGGTCGAGCAGCCGAAGCCACAGGACCCGAACAAGCTCGGCAAGAAGGCGCAGAAGCGGAAGCGGGCGCAGGACGAGCAGGTCAACACCGAGGACCTGGGGAAGCTGTGGGGGGAGGCCGAGACGCAGAAGGCGCAGAAGGTGCAGAAGGCGCAGGCACCCAGGGCTGAGGCGCCGAAGAGCCAAGCGCCGAAGAGCCAAGCGCCGAAGGACTCGGATCTGCCGGCGCGGGCGCTCGAGCGAGCAGCGCAGGACGAGGCAGAGGCGGCAGAGGCGGCAGCTGAGGGAGacaagaagagcaagaagcgGAAGCGCGGGCCCCGAAAGAACGCCGCCATGAAGGAGGCTGCCGCTGCAAAGGCCGCCGAGGCTGGCGTCACAGAGGGCGATGCTGTCCCGGCAGGACCCAAGGCCGCCGACCCAGACTCCAAGCGctcgaagaagaagcagaagaaggaGCACAAGGCGGACAGGGCGGACAAGGCGGACAGGGCGGACAAGGCGGACAAGGCGGACAAGGCGGACAAGCCAGAGACAGCCACGACGTCCAGCAAGCCCGTCGAGACGCCCGCCCTCATGGACCCCGTGGCGCTGATCCCCGAGCCCGCCGGCCTCACGCCCCTCCAGAAGTCGATGCGCAGCAAGCTCGCCAGCGCCCGCTTCCGCCACCTGAACGAATCGCTCTACACCAAGCCCTCGGCCGACTCGCTCTCGCTCTTCGCCGAAGACCCGTCCATGTTTGAGGACTACCACCGCGGCTTCGCGCAGCAAGTCCAAGTGTGGCCGCAGAACCCCGTCGACGACTACGTCGAGTCCATCCTGAAGCGCGGCTCCATCAAGATCGCCAAAGACCCGTGGCGCGCCCAGATGCGCGAGCAGAAGAAAAAGGGCCCCGTCGTCGCCGCCCAAGACACCTCCGACGCCGACCGCCCCGTCATCCCGCGCGGCAACAACAAACCACTCCCGCGAGTCCACGGCGGCAAATGCCTCATCGCCGACCTGGGCTGCGGCGTAGCCTCGCTCTCCTACCGCCTGCAACCACACCTCTCCTCCCTCAACATCTCGATCCAATCCTTCGACCTTTCGCAGCCCTCCGGACCGAGCAAATCCCTCGTAACCGTCGCCGACATCTCTGCCCTCCCGCTGAAGGAAAACAGCACCGACATCGCCATCTTCTGCCTCGCACTCATGGGCACAAATTGGCTCGACTTCATCGACGAGGCGTACCGCATTCTACGGTGGAAGGGCGAGCTCTGGATCGCCGAGATCAAGTCCCGCTTCGGCCGCGTCTCCAACAAGAAGGCCAAGCCCATCCCCATAAACTCCATCGGCAGCCTGAACAAGGGCGCCAAACCACCCAAGAAAAGCAAGACACCCAAAGACAAGAAGAAAGACGACGTCGAAGGCATTGAAGACAGCGCCGACGAAGCTGAACTCGCACAAGCCGTCGACGGCGCCAGCGGCCCCGAAGGCACAGACGTCAGCTCCTTCATCTCGGTGCTGCAATCCCGGGGCTTCATCCTCGACGCCCTGCCCGAGCGGCCGGGCGACGCCATCGACCTCAGCAACAAGATGTTCGTCAAACTACAGTTCGTCAAAGGCGCACAGCCCACCAAGGGCAAGAACGCCGGCACAGAGGGGACGAGCAGCGGCGCGCGAGGGAGTTTCAAAACGAGCAGTGCGCTGAGAATGGGGATCAAGGGGAAGAAATTCAATGCTGTTAGCAGTaaagaggaggagcagggAGGAGCAGAGAAGGACAGGGAGGTCCTAAAGCCGTGTTTGTACAAGATTAGGTAG
- a CDS encoding DNA damage-inducible protein 1: MVGTGTLVLAPPAPPSPLRPSAPPPLHPSTHLSCAEPLAALHRRSPAPPHRRTQYHALLPPSATAAYTQGARHVSARPKRPCATHHGRLLTRRCYASRPRVTISMTSSGTQLDNDLLTLDLPPGLTIQDLKAFIEAETGKPAASQGVFLNGQTLADETQTLEAAGIRDGEMLAVVIRQPRRPAIPSQHASSRNTPRPAGGPDPEALRQQLLSDPRQLAGLRNQDPDLAAAVHDAHTWREAFTMRQRHQHEAERERREQIQKLNEDPFNIDAQRKIEELIRQDRVVENLEKAYNENPEVFVRVHMLYVNTEVNSVPVKAFVDSGAQATIMSPECAERCGIMRLMDTRYAGVARGVGTARILGRVHHAEIKIGGAVMPCAFTVMEGKDVDLLFGLDMLKRYKAKIDLDKNALCFEGIEVPFLHESEIPRSFEEAEMNEPTVAGPNGTEIGAKTGAVRPAGATTAAEPSAATGAPPSQSAPSGAAGKAPAASSSASFPEDHVQTLIASTGSGRAQVIAALEATGGNLDMAASILMGFN, encoded by the exons ATGGTTGGTACTGGCACATTGGTACTCGCACCGCCAGCACCTCCTTCACCCCTCCGCCCCTCCGCCCCTCCACCCCTCCACCCCTCCACCCACCTTTCCTGTGCAGAGCCGCTCGCTGCCCTGCACCGCCGCTCCCCCGCTCCCCCGCACCGCCGCACCCAGTACCACGCCCTCTTGCCCCCTTCAGCCACAGCTGCATACACGCAAGGAGCCCGCCATGTGAGTGCTCGCCCAAAGCGTCCCTGTGCCACCCACCATGGCCGCCTGCTAACCAGGCGCTGCTACGCCTCCAGGCCTCGCGTCACCATATCCATGACCTCGTCGGGCACCCAGCTGGACAACGACCTGCTGACGCTCGATTTGCCCCCCGGCCTGACCATCCAGGACCTCAAGGCGTTCATCGAGGCCGAGACGGGCAAGCCCGCCGCGTCACAGGGCGTCTTCCTCAACGGCCAAACGCTGGCCGACGAGACACAGACGCTGGAAGCAGCGGGGATAAGGGATGGTGAGATGCTGGCCGTCGTCATCCGCCAACCGCGCCGCCCCGCCATCCCCAGCCAGCATGCCTCAAGCAGAAACACCCCCAGGCCCGCCGGCGGCCCGGATCCAGAGGCCCTGCGCCAGCAGCTCTTAAGTGACCCCCGCCAGCTCGCCGGCCTGCGCAACCAGGACCCCgacctcgccgccgccgtccACGACGCCCACACCTGGCGAGAAGCCTTCACCATGCGACAGCGCCACCAGCACGAGGCCGAGCGCGAGCGCCGCGAGCAGATCCAGAAGCTCAACGAGGATCCCTTCAACATCGACGCCCAGCGCAAGATCGAGGAGCTCATCCGCCAGGACCGCGTCGTCGAGAATCTGGAAAAGGCCTACAACGAGAACCCAGAGG TCTTCGTGCGCGTCCACATGCTCTACGTCAACACCGAGGTCAATAGCGTGCCCGTCAAGGCCTTTGTCGACTCGGGCGCCCAGGCCACCATCATGTCCCCCGAGTGCGCCGAACGCTGCGGCATAATGCGTCTCATGGACACCCGTTACGCCGGCGTGGCCCGCGGTGTTGGCACCGCGCGCATCCTCGGTCGCGTCCACCACGCCGAGATCAAGATTGGCGGCGCCGTCATGCCCTGTGCGTTTACCGTCATGGAGGGCAAGGACGTCGATCTGCTCTTTGGCCTGGACATGCTGAAGCGCTACAAGGCCAAGATCGACCTCGACAAGAACGCGCTCTGCTTCGAGGGCATCGAGGTGCCCTTCCTGCACGAATCCGAAATCCCACGCTCCTTTGAGGAGGCCGAGATGAACGAGCCCACGGTCGCAGGGCCCAACGGGACCGAGATCGGCGCCAAGACGGGCGCTGTGCGACCTGCGGGTGCCACGACAGCCGCCGAGCCCTCTGCTGCCACGGGCGCTCCGCCGTCGCAGTCGGCGCCCAGCGGTGCCGCCGGCAAGGCTCCCGCGGCCTCGTCCAGCGCTTCCTTCCCCGAGGACCACGTCCAGACGCTCATTGCCAGCACCGGCTCCGGGCGGGCGCAGGTGATTGCAGCCCTGGAAGCCACGGGCGGCAACCTCGACATGGCCGCCAGCATCCTCATGGGCTTCAACTGA